In one window of Reinekea forsetii DNA:
- a CDS encoding M24 family metallopeptidase: MAIITPSDNGIITNPDLDPRWDWERPIPSPGRMNVDFEERVDFSRLHRYRVARARTALEESDLGAMLCFDNNNIRYLTSSVIGEWSRDKFARYALFTGNSDPYLWDFGSAAAHHRLHNPWFEPDHWRAGMLGLRGSVGEEAGLFANAAKEIADLLRQEGVFDMPIGVDVCEPPMLFALQQEGLDVRDVQQVMLNARQIKSMDEIILLNQSASMVDGAYHLIAEELKPGTRENEMVAIANKFLYDNGSDDVEAINAVSGERCSPHPHNFTDRMYRPGDQAFFDIIQSYMGYRTCYYRTLNVGSKTQAQVDAYAKAREWIDNAIALVRPGMTTDKIAAVWPRAQAFGFESEMEAFGLQFGHGLGLALHERPIISRLVSFENPFELKEGMVFALETYCPAADGNGAARIEEEIVVTATGCRVITLFPAQDLFVANAY; this comes from the coding sequence ATGGCTATTATAACTCCAAGTGATAATGGAATTATCACGAACCCTGACCTGGACCCGCGCTGGGATTGGGAACGTCCAATCCCGTCTCCGGGACGGATGAATGTCGACTTTGAAGAGCGTGTTGATTTCAGTCGCTTACATCGTTACCGGGTCGCACGAGCCCGTACCGCGCTAGAAGAGTCTGATCTTGGCGCAATGCTTTGCTTCGACAACAACAATATTCGTTACCTCACCAGCAGTGTTATTGGCGAGTGGTCACGTGATAAGTTTGCTCGCTATGCTCTGTTTACGGGTAACTCGGATCCCTATTTGTGGGACTTCGGCAGCGCCGCAGCGCACCATCGTCTGCACAACCCTTGGTTCGAACCGGACCATTGGCGTGCCGGTATGTTGGGTCTGCGCGGTTCGGTCGGTGAAGAAGCTGGCCTGTTTGCAAACGCGGCTAAAGAAATTGCCGATCTGTTACGCCAAGAAGGCGTTTTCGATATGCCGATCGGTGTGGATGTTTGTGAACCTCCGATGCTGTTTGCTTTGCAGCAGGAAGGGCTTGACGTGCGTGACGTTCAACAGGTTATGTTGAATGCCCGACAGATTAAAAGCATGGATGAAATTATCCTGCTGAATCAGTCCGCGTCTATGGTCGATGGTGCGTATCACTTAATTGCTGAAGAGCTTAAGCCGGGCACACGTGAAAACGAAATGGTCGCCATTGCTAACAAGTTTCTATACGACAATGGCTCAGACGATGTCGAAGCGATTAATGCGGTATCGGGTGAGCGTTGTTCACCCCATCCCCATAATTTCACCGACCGGATGTATCGCCCTGGCGATCAAGCGTTCTTTGATATTATTCAGTCTTACATGGGTTATCGAACCTGTTATTACCGTACCTTGAACGTCGGTAGTAAAACGCAAGCGCAAGTGGATGCCTACGCTAAAGCGCGTGAGTGGATCGACAATGCCATTGCTCTGGTTAGACCAGGCATGACGACCGACAAGATCGCGGCCGTTTGGCCTCGAGCACAGGCCTTCGGCTTCGAATCTGAAATGGAAGCCTTTGGCCTCCAGTTTGGTCACGGCCTTGGTTTGGCGTTGCATGAACGGCCGATCATCAGTCGTTTAGTGTCTTTCGAGAACCCTTTCGAATTGAAAGAAGGCATGGTTTTCGCGCTTGAAACCTATTGCCCAGCCGCTGACGGCAATGGAGCTGCACGAATTGAGGAAGAAATCGTCGTAACCGCCACCGGTTGCCGAGTTATTACTCTGTTCCCTGCCCAAGATCTATTTGTCGCAAATGCTTATTAA
- a CDS encoding ABC transporter permease, with product MNVKKIFSKDPDLAFAVILSVLVFSIFAFSNPLFFTLNTGFAIMERFAVLGLVGLALTLCIIAGEIDLSIGSNAALAAVIVVRFADDLGAPT from the coding sequence ATGAATGTTAAAAAAATATTTTCCAAAGATCCTGACCTTGCCTTTGCGGTGATCCTGTCGGTACTGGTGTTTTCGATATTTGCGTTCTCCAATCCGCTGTTCTTTACGCTCAACACTGGCTTTGCGATTATGGAGCGTTTTGCAGTGCTCGGCCTAGTCGGCCTCGCCCTGACACTGTGCATTATCGCCGGTGAGATTGACTTATCGATTGGCTCAAATGCTGCTTTGGCAGCGGTTATTGTGGTTCGATTTGCGGACGATCTCGGTGCACCCACTTAA
- a CDS encoding ABC transporter permease, protein MLGVVCATLIGATQGYLIAYLKVRAIVLTVGTLMLLRGVSLFAADERTVMLTDFTVTDFIQTKMGVFFSPASILVIVLCIVVGLFMRYTKYGREIYAIGGARKEAVASGVSLNRPMILVFALSGFCAGVGGAIIGLRSGTAQPLALQYLLLAATVAAFIGGVSILGGKGGVVGAIVGTLTVNFLNTGLVFNITPAYVVQIYLGILLLTVILFQTMSVMYEDKLQRRLVLFDTDQLRRKLTAAITKQ, encoded by the coding sequence ATGCTCGGTGTCGTCTGCGCTACGTTGATTGGTGCCACTCAGGGTTATTTAATTGCTTACCTAAAAGTCAGAGCCATCGTATTAACGGTCGGTACCCTGATGTTGTTGCGCGGTGTATCGTTATTTGCGGCTGACGAACGAACGGTCATGTTAACGGACTTTACTGTCACCGACTTTATTCAAACGAAAATGGGCGTGTTCTTCTCGCCAGCGTCAATTTTGGTCATTGTGCTCTGTATCGTCGTTGGCCTGTTCATGCGCTACACCAAATACGGTCGCGAAATCTACGCCATTGGTGGTGCCCGTAAAGAAGCCGTTGCATCCGGTGTTAGCCTGAATCGACCGATGATTCTGGTCTTTGCCTTGTCTGGCTTCTGTGCCGGCGTCGGCGGAGCGATCATTGGTCTGCGCTCCGGTACCGCACAACCCTTAGCGCTGCAGTATCTCTTGCTCGCTGCAACGGTGGCCGCCTTTATCGGTGGTGTGAGCATTCTGGGTGGCAAAGGTGGTGTGGTCGGCGCAATAGTCGGTACCTTGACGGTGAACTTTCTCAATACCGGATTGGTATTTAACATAACACCTGCTTACGTAGTGCAAATATATCTCGGAATACTGCTACTTACCGTCATTTTGTTCCAGACCATGTCTGTAATGTATGAGGATAAATTGCAAAGGCGTCTGGTGCTCTTCGATACCGACCAGTTACGAAGAAAGCTGACCGCCGCCATAACCAAACAATAA
- a CDS encoding aldehyde dehydrogenase family protein, with product MTDTVFRNYIAGEWVEGNRAVANISPADKADLIGHYAQADKAQTEAAITAAGVAQVEWAKSGLEQRYSVLMAIGDELIQRKDELGRLLAREEGKTLAEGVGETYRSGQFFHYYAAEVLRQMGETADSVRPGVEIETRREPVGVVGVITPWNFPTATAAWKIAPALAFGNAVVFKPANQVTASAWSLTEIISRQGLPAGTFNLVMGPGAEVGDVLINSRGINALTFTGSLETGRKVAVATAMNLVKCQLEMGSKNALIVLDDADLDNAVECAVGGAYGGTGQKCTASSRLIVTEGIHDRFVAAVIERMKKLVVGHPLKEGVHIGAVGDARQMEQNLRYLQLAKDEGGTLAFGGNVLTEDTDGYYLQPALFTETTNAMTINREEAFAPIACVIKVKDYEQALATLNDTNFGLTGGICTESLKYATDFKRQAKTGCVMVNLPTAGTDYHVPFGGRKDSSFGPREQGSYAKEFYTVVKTTYIRA from the coding sequence ATGACTGATACAGTGTTTAGAAATTACATCGCAGGCGAGTGGGTTGAAGGCAATCGAGCGGTGGCAAATATCAGCCCTGCCGACAAAGCTGATCTGATCGGCCACTACGCTCAGGCCGACAAAGCACAAACCGAAGCCGCCATTACCGCCGCCGGTGTAGCCCAAGTTGAGTGGGCCAAAAGCGGCTTAGAACAACGCTACAGCGTTTTGATGGCGATCGGTGATGAACTGATTCAGCGTAAAGATGAGTTGGGTAGACTGTTAGCCCGTGAAGAAGGCAAAACACTTGCCGAGGGCGTGGGCGAAACCTACCGCTCCGGTCAATTCTTCCATTATTACGCCGCCGAAGTGCTGCGCCAGATGGGTGAAACTGCCGATTCAGTGCGCCCAGGCGTAGAAATTGAAACCCGCCGTGAGCCCGTCGGCGTGGTCGGCGTTATCACCCCGTGGAATTTCCCAACGGCCACCGCCGCTTGGAAGATCGCTCCCGCCCTAGCCTTTGGCAACGCGGTGGTCTTTAAGCCGGCGAATCAGGTGACCGCAAGCGCTTGGTCACTGACCGAAATCATCTCTCGCCAGGGCCTGCCAGCAGGTACTTTTAACCTGGTCATGGGCCCCGGCGCGGAAGTCGGTGATGTCTTGATAAATTCACGTGGCATTAACGCACTGACCTTCACCGGTTCGCTCGAAACGGGCCGCAAAGTGGCTGTGGCGACGGCCATGAACCTGGTCAAGTGTCAGCTGGAAATGGGCAGTAAAAACGCCCTAATCGTATTGGATGACGCGGATCTCGATAATGCTGTTGAATGTGCAGTGGGGGGTGCTTATGGCGGTACGGGACAAAAATGCACCGCATCGTCGCGCCTAATTGTCACCGAAGGCATCCACGATCGATTTGTGGCGGCCGTGATTGAGCGCATGAAGAAGTTGGTGGTCGGTCATCCTTTAAAGGAAGGCGTACATATAGGTGCCGTTGGCGATGCCCGTCAAATGGAACAGAACCTAAGGTATCTGCAACTGGCCAAAGATGAAGGCGGCACGCTGGCCTTCGGCGGCAACGTGTTAACCGAAGATACAGATGGCTATTACCTGCAGCCAGCATTGTTTACCGAGACAACCAACGCGATGACGATCAATCGGGAAGAAGCCTTTGCGCCGATCGCTTGCGTCATCAAGGTCAAGGATTATGAGCAAGCCTTAGCCACCTTGAATGACACGAATTTTGGCCTTACTGGCGGCATCTGTACTGAGTCACTCAAGTATGCGACCGATTTCAAACGCCAGGCCAAAACCGGCTGTGTGATGGTAAATCTGCCGACGGCGGGTACCGACTACCACGTTCCATTCGGCGGTCGTAAAGATTCTAGCTTTGGTCCACGCGAACAGGGTTCCTATGCCAAAGAGTTTTACACCGTGGTCAAAACCACCTATATCCGTGCGTAA
- a CDS encoding chloride channel protein, with protein sequence MSDIIGTEEKKFRNLDWTIARTVSLSIAIGIMAAFAAKGLLIAINLTQTYLHKTPLDTLVMEQGIENATLPIWSIGVLAFLGLIVGLLTHYLMPNRANRGLSHVIEDIHFNQGQTGVREGLAVGLISAVSIGAGASVGRYGPAVHLGAAVASGMGSIFKLSTQEKVVLGCSGIAAAISASFIAPLAAVIFVQEVVLRQWRIYQFIPVAAAAVAGSETAKLLDVQFVILSDLIPDSIPPYEFIFFGIIGALSGVVGIAFNQALPKAAGLVAKHVKIDNRLKPVVGGLLLGCIGFMYPSVLGLGGYETQMAIAGNIAFQLCLILLVLKFVATIISLAFGFNGGVFGPSLFMGAMLGAAVGIMVEGTGISISGISIYAIAGMGATVATVIGAVFAAIIAMIEMTGKLSSSLPVLFSVASAYIVIYLFSQSSLLVRQLDGRGKNPFEEIRAKDKKYEGFKTKP encoded by the coding sequence ATGAGCGACATAATCGGTACCGAAGAGAAGAAATTTAGAAACCTCGACTGGACAATTGCCAGAACGGTCAGCCTGTCGATTGCCATAGGGATAATGGCCGCCTTTGCAGCCAAGGGTCTATTGATCGCCATTAACCTAACTCAAACCTATCTGCATAAAACCCCGTTAGACACGCTGGTAATGGAGCAGGGCATTGAAAACGCTACCTTGCCGATCTGGTCGATCGGCGTCTTGGCTTTTTTAGGGCTGATTGTTGGGCTTTTAACCCACTATCTAATGCCTAATAGGGCAAACCGCGGTCTTTCCCATGTCATTGAAGACATCCATTTCAATCAAGGCCAAACCGGCGTCCGAGAAGGTTTAGCCGTGGGACTTATTTCGGCTGTTTCGATCGGTGCGGGTGCTTCCGTGGGACGTTACGGACCTGCCGTACACTTGGGTGCCGCCGTGGCAAGCGGTATGGGATCCATCTTCAAGCTCAGTACCCAAGAAAAGGTCGTCCTGGGTTGTTCCGGCATCGCGGCGGCGATTTCGGCATCCTTTATCGCACCCTTGGCCGCGGTTATCTTTGTCCAGGAAGTTGTTTTGCGCCAGTGGCGCATTTATCAGTTTATTCCGGTTGCGGCGGCAGCCGTTGCTGGCTCTGAAACAGCTAAGTTGTTGGACGTGCAGTTCGTTATTCTTAGTGATTTAATTCCCGATTCTATCCCGCCCTATGAATTTATTTTCTTTGGCATTATTGGCGCGCTATCAGGAGTAGTCGGGATTGCCTTTAATCAGGCGTTACCCAAAGCAGCTGGCCTGGTGGCCAAGCACGTTAAGATCGACAACCGCTTAAAGCCGGTCGTTGGCGGCCTATTGTTAGGCTGTATTGGATTTATGTACCCGTCGGTACTGGGCCTAGGGGGCTATGAAACCCAAATGGCCATCGCCGGCAATATCGCCTTTCAACTGTGTTTGATCTTATTGGTACTCAAGTTCGTTGCGACCATTATCAGCCTTGCCTTTGGCTTTAACGGCGGCGTATTCGGTCCCAGTCTGTTTATGGGTGCCATGTTGGGTGCTGCGGTGGGAATTATGGTCGAGGGCACAGGTATTTCCATATCAGGCATCTCCATTTACGCCATAGCCGGGATGGGTGCGACGGTTGCAACTGTTATTGGCGCCGTTTTCGCGGCCATCATTGCGATGATCGAAATGACGGGTAAATTGTCGAGCTCATTGCCGGTGCTTTTTTCCGTCGCCTCAGCCTACATTGTTATTTACCTGTTCTCGCAAAGTTCCTTGTTGGTGAGGCAGTTAGATGGACGAGGTAAAAATCCCTTTGAAGAGATCCGCGCCAAAGATAAGAAATACGAGGGCTTCAAAACCAAACCCTGA
- a CDS encoding DUF3726 domain-containing protein, giving the protein MNISMNELKAALRRCFEASHYFVGNYEDAANMILWLEKHGLKGLAELERLLPYITDDTDKLLSSVLYEDSSSAIIDSHGPSALNCIAASVDLAHAKALISGIATVTVHHCHNRMFILKALTDRGRCGISIAAYWQNGSHTVTEHAAAIRAGARYPSYSEALTNLSASTDLKQTLTIICSSRVDLTASLQLSKGNRNARHMSAEEVAENKANSVEHGIEIEPELWRRINQIGTGILVENNDQSRQGAGGR; this is encoded by the coding sequence ATGAATATTTCCATGAATGAGTTGAAAGCCGCCTTGCGACGTTGTTTTGAGGCCTCTCACTATTTTGTTGGCAACTATGAAGATGCCGCCAATATGATCCTGTGGTTGGAGAAACACGGCCTCAAAGGCTTGGCGGAGCTGGAGCGTTTGCTGCCCTATATAACCGACGATACCGACAAGCTCCTCAGCAGTGTCCTCTATGAAGACAGTTCGTCCGCGATAATCGACAGTCACGGTCCCAGTGCACTGAACTGCATCGCCGCATCGGTGGATCTGGCACACGCCAAAGCGCTGATAAGTGGCATTGCCACGGTGACGGTGCATCACTGTCACAATCGGATGTTTATTCTCAAAGCCCTGACCGATCGGGGCCGTTGTGGCATCAGTATCGCAGCTTACTGGCAAAACGGGAGCCATACCGTCACCGAGCATGCCGCAGCGATACGGGCCGGTGCACGTTACCCCAGTTACAGTGAAGCGCTCACCAATCTGAGTGCGAGCACCGACCTGAAGCAAACCTTGACTATTATCTGCAGTTCCCGGGTCGATTTAACCGCATCATTGCAGTTGTCCAAGGGTAACCGTAACGCGCGCCATATGAGTGCCGAGGAAGTGGCCGAAAACAAAGCCAACAGTGTTGAACATGGCATTGAAATTGAACCGGAACTGTGGCGACGCATCAATCAAATAGGGACCGGTATATTGGTTGAAAATAATGATCAATCCCGCCAAGGAGCCGGAGGTCGCTGA
- a CDS encoding sugar ABC transporter ATP-binding protein — protein sequence MMSRPPGRLFKKIKILLVIPMSAWLELRNIKRSFGSIHALKGVDLTVDHGEVIGLVGENGAGKSTLMKIMSGFDSEFSGEILVNGEEVKLSSPAKARSLGIAIAQQELSLIPTLSVAENIFLGGDHGPVVASLSKLAALALPNLLEVGLDYISPTTLVSRLSVGERHLVEVARLIAHKPQLLILDEPTAALGEADSQRILTMVNRLRSQGKSIIYVSHRMNEVFEITTRCTVLRDGRSEATVPTAELDTKKLVALMLGRELGDMFPERKFKQDLDVKFSVKNLWPDRVLAPVNFNINAGEILGLAGQLGSGAGEILAAMAGNTPVRQGSIVETATGEEFLPKSPKQAIEHGIGYCSPDRKHDGLFLGRPIIENLTAPNIKRISSRGILSKIKESALALEIAKAFTIDVSRLEQEASVLSGGNQQKVALGKWLSINPELILIDEPTRGVDVGARAEIYAKLRALADQGAAIVIASTDLLEITHLSDRVLTFYKGALAQELVGEEISSDRILHNITNPDPSDLKLEVAS from the coding sequence ATGATGAGTCGGCCGCCCGGTCGGCTCTTTAAAAAAATAAAAATATTGTTGGTTATTCCTATGTCTGCATGGCTTGAACTTAGAAACATCAAAAGAAGTTTTGGTTCCATACACGCACTTAAAGGTGTTGATCTGACAGTCGATCACGGTGAAGTGATAGGGCTAGTTGGAGAAAATGGTGCCGGAAAATCGACACTAATGAAGATCATGAGTGGCTTTGATAGTGAGTTTAGTGGTGAAATCCTCGTTAACGGTGAAGAAGTTAAGTTAAGTTCTCCGGCGAAGGCGCGCTCACTGGGTATCGCTATTGCGCAACAAGAACTCAGTTTAATCCCAACGCTAAGCGTTGCTGAGAATATTTTTCTAGGTGGAGATCACGGTCCAGTAGTTGCCTCGCTATCAAAGTTGGCTGCGCTGGCATTGCCTAATTTACTTGAGGTAGGTCTTGACTATATATCCCCGACCACATTGGTCAGCCGTCTGTCAGTAGGTGAACGTCACCTGGTAGAGGTAGCGCGATTAATTGCCCATAAACCGCAACTGCTCATACTCGATGAGCCTACCGCAGCGCTCGGTGAGGCGGACAGTCAACGAATATTGACGATGGTAAATCGCCTTCGGTCCCAAGGTAAGTCAATCATATATGTATCTCATCGGATGAATGAGGTGTTTGAAATTACAACTCGGTGCACAGTGCTGAGAGATGGCCGCAGCGAAGCAACAGTCCCAACCGCTGAATTAGATACTAAGAAATTGGTCGCCCTAATGCTCGGACGTGAGCTCGGCGACATGTTTCCGGAACGTAAGTTTAAACAAGATCTTGATGTGAAGTTTTCCGTCAAAAACCTTTGGCCTGATCGTGTTCTGGCTCCTGTTAATTTCAATATTAATGCGGGTGAGATTTTAGGTCTAGCCGGCCAGCTGGGCAGTGGCGCGGGTGAAATACTTGCGGCCATGGCCGGCAATACGCCCGTACGACAGGGTAGTATTGTGGAAACGGCGACCGGTGAGGAGTTTCTGCCAAAGTCGCCTAAGCAGGCAATAGAACATGGTATAGGCTACTGCTCACCAGATCGAAAGCACGATGGTCTGTTTTTGGGTCGGCCTATTATTGAAAACCTAACAGCACCGAATATAAAACGCATTAGCAGCCGGGGTATCTTAAGTAAAATTAAAGAAAGTGCCTTAGCCTTAGAGATCGCCAAGGCGTTCACCATCGATGTTAGTCGGCTTGAGCAAGAAGCGTCTGTTCTCAGTGGTGGTAATCAACAGAAAGTGGCCCTGGGTAAATGGTTATCTATTAACCCTGAGCTAATACTGATTGATGAGCCTACTCGTGGTGTCGATGTAGGCGCGCGGGCTGAAATCTACGCTAAATTACGCGCGTTAGCCGATCAGGGTGCCGCCATCGTTATTGCCTCGACCGACCTATTGGAAATAACCCATTTGTCTGACCGTGTGCTGACTTTCTATAAGGGAGCCCTGGCACAAGAGTTGGTTGGCGAAGAGATTAGCTCCGATCGAATATTACATAACATCACGAACCCAGATCCAAGCGATCTTAAATTGGAGGTTGCATCGTGA
- a CDS encoding SDR family NAD(P)-dependent oxidoreductase produces the protein MSQRLAGKNVLITGAAQGMGAAVAEEYARHGAKVCVADLNIEGCEAVVARIKAQGGEAIAVRLDVTNREQMTAAVKATVDAFGSLNIMLNNAGINKPMMFLDITEDNWNQIMKVNAWGVLVGMQEAGKQMIAQGKENGPYKIINVGSILSRQAFDDVVPYSCSKHAVLAMINGGAKALVDHNITVNGYGPGVVRTELWEQLDKDLVAIGKFEKEGDSMDELAKNMILMKRYSYPKDVVGTAVFLAAPDSDYMTGQLLMIDGGMVIQ, from the coding sequence ATGTCACAACGTCTAGCTGGAAAGAACGTACTGATTACCGGAGCAGCTCAAGGCATGGGTGCCGCCGTAGCTGAAGAATACGCACGTCATGGTGCAAAAGTCTGTGTTGCCGATTTGAATATCGAAGGCTGTGAAGCCGTTGTGGCGCGTATCAAGGCTCAAGGTGGCGAAGCCATCGCCGTGCGTTTAGATGTCACCAATCGTGAGCAAATGACGGCGGCTGTTAAAGCGACCGTTGATGCCTTTGGTAGCCTCAATATCATGCTGAACAATGCTGGTATAAATAAGCCGATGATGTTCTTGGATATTACCGAAGACAATTGGAACCAGATCATGAAGGTCAATGCCTGGGGTGTTCTGGTCGGTATGCAGGAAGCCGGCAAGCAAATGATTGCTCAGGGTAAAGAAAACGGTCCATATAAGATCATCAACGTTGGCTCCATCTTGTCGCGCCAAGCATTTGATGATGTTGTGCCTTATTCGTGTTCGAAGCATGCGGTTCTAGCCATGATTAACGGCGGCGCCAAAGCCCTGGTAGACCACAACATCACCGTAAACGGCTACGGCCCAGGTGTTGTTCGAACAGAACTGTGGGAACAGCTCGATAAGGATCTGGTCGCTATCGGTAAGTTTGAAAAAGAAGGCGATTCTATGGATGAGCTGGCCAAAAACATGATTCTGATGAAGCGCTATTCGTATCCTAAAGATGTTGTTGGTACCGCAGTGTTTCTGGCGGCCCCAGATTCAGATTATATGACCGGTCAGTTGTTGATGATCGACGGCGGCATGGTAATTCAATAA
- a CDS encoding LysR family transcriptional regulator, producing the protein MLPELKIAQLRHFVWVAELKGFHVAAEKAHRTQPAISLSIRDLEKKLGEGLFEKRNAKTAKTELTPFGSHFLPKAKELIAHHDRVAEDMTLLAEHKTGHLRLASVPSIASRVLPELLLQFFADTPGLHVSFFDDNSTAVLQMVENQQVDFGIAHLFHEQEHSDKTFIPIWQDQIGVVCPNNHPLAGSTELHWQTLREHRFISNGTSALLEDSDAHPLLGHSQFYVSNMISLIAMLEAGFGITTLPWYAFPKHSTTLKFIPLKTPTVIRRIGIVHLTNKSLTPPARALIDFIVASSSG; encoded by the coding sequence ATGCTGCCAGAGCTTAAAATTGCCCAATTACGTCATTTCGTCTGGGTTGCTGAACTAAAAGGTTTTCATGTCGCAGCAGAAAAGGCGCACCGCACGCAACCGGCCATTTCCTTATCTATCCGAGACCTCGAGAAGAAACTCGGTGAAGGCCTGTTCGAGAAGCGCAATGCCAAAACCGCTAAAACCGAATTAACCCCCTTCGGCAGTCATTTTTTACCCAAGGCAAAAGAACTCATAGCCCACCATGATCGAGTGGCGGAAGACATGACGCTCTTGGCAGAACATAAGACGGGGCACCTGCGGTTAGCCTCAGTGCCTTCTATTGCCAGTAGGGTGTTGCCTGAGTTGTTATTGCAGTTTTTTGCCGACACACCTGGCCTGCATGTTAGTTTTTTTGATGATAACTCCACTGCTGTCCTGCAAATGGTCGAAAACCAGCAAGTCGATTTTGGTATCGCGCATCTGTTTCATGAGCAGGAACATTCCGACAAGACCTTTATTCCTATTTGGCAGGATCAAATCGGCGTGGTCTGCCCGAACAACCATCCCTTGGCCGGCAGCACCGAGCTGCATTGGCAGACGTTGCGCGAACATAGGTTTATAAGTAATGGCACGTCGGCGCTACTGGAAGATAGTGACGCCCATCCATTGCTGGGTCATTCACAATTTTATGTGTCCAATATGATCTCCCTGATCGCGATGTTGGAGGCCGGTTTTGGCATTACCACGCTGCCCTGGTATGCCTTTCCGAAGCACAGTACCACGCTCAAATTCATCCCGTTAAAAACTCCCACTGTGATTCGCCGTATTGGCATCGTACATCTGACCAACAAGTCACTCACCCCGCCCGCCAGGGCCTTGATAGACTTTATCGTTGCCAGCAGTAGCGGCTAG
- a CDS encoding sugar ABC transporter substrate-binding protein yields MIKNNKRLVAKLGASLLAVSLSCSAFAVSIVSFNGPAGEAYIGKFISGIKDTAALKGYKIDVYENQFSQAEQDQQVQQVLAAGVLPDVFIWWPSDAVAGLGSLRALAKTGVPVLKINQLPNEQDKQYIFGFAGPDDRLRARNAGLMMVEAAKAAKAAGKTSFNVVAVTYPQSYGGYGLSINAFNDAIAGSDLTLIGEVDEGFGQANGYKGAAKVIAKLRNEGIDYVYGMDDAILTGALKAFEEAGYEMGEDVIAVGTVCNGDRQLIEEGKQYGTTLQSPLHEGQLAIKMVEEYMANGELENYLNFTPNPSVTAANMDTVALKGYDGKAYTIEELCSGAWTN; encoded by the coding sequence ATGATTAAAAATAATAAAAGACTTGTCGCGAAATTGGGAGCTTCACTCCTAGCAGTATCTTTGAGCTGTAGCGCCTTTGCAGTATCAATTGTCTCCTTCAACGGCCCAGCTGGCGAAGCGTATATTGGTAAGTTCATCAGCGGTATCAAAGATACAGCGGCATTGAAGGGTTACAAAATCGATGTTTATGAAAACCAATTTAGCCAAGCTGAACAAGACCAGCAAGTACAGCAAGTTCTTGCCGCAGGCGTTCTGCCTGACGTATTTATTTGGTGGCCTTCTGACGCAGTAGCCGGTTTAGGCTCATTGCGCGCTCTTGCTAAAACGGGTGTGCCGGTTCTTAAAATCAACCAGTTGCCAAACGAGCAAGACAAGCAATACATATTCGGCTTTGCCGGTCCAGATGATCGTCTGCGTGCCCGTAATGCAGGTCTGATGATGGTTGAAGCCGCCAAGGCAGCTAAAGCTGCAGGCAAAACGAGCTTCAACGTAGTTGCAGTAACCTATCCACAAAGCTACGGCGGCTACGGTCTATCCATTAATGCATTTAACGATGCTATTGCTGGTTCTGATCTAACCCTGATCGGCGAAGTTGATGAAGGTTTCGGCCAAGCAAACGGTTATAAAGGCGCTGCTAAAGTTATCGCTAAATTGCGTAACGAAGGTATCGATTATGTATACGGCATGGACGATGCAATTCTGACAGGTGCTTTGAAAGCATTTGAAGAAGCCGGTTATGAAATGGGCGAAGACGTAATTGCTGTAGGTACTGTTTGTAATGGTGACCGTCAGTTAATTGAAGAAGGTAAGCAATACGGTACTACTCTTCAGTCTCCACTACATGAAGGCCAGCTGGCTATCAAAATGGTTGAAGAATATATGGCCAATGGTGAGTTAGAGAACTACCTAAACTTTACGCCAAACCCTTCTGTTACTGCTGCCAACATGGACACAGTTGCATTGAAAGGCTATGACGGCAAAGCATACACAATTGAAGAGCTCTGTTCAGGTGCTTGGACTAACTAA